From Arcticibacter tournemirensis, one genomic window encodes:
- a CDS encoding TonB-dependent receptor, which produces MKLFFFAIFLSVCIANAATSYGQLISLKEKDRRVEDVLKKIEEQTGYTFFYNTKQFDINRKINLTVDRKDVFKVLDDLFRGTRISYTVLNKSIILSNLHYADAERSGAVSEQAFQDKVIKGIVTDSKGEPVIGATVRIEGSAKGTSTDMNGRFTITANIGAILKITYMGFLPVEIPVTRDIPALLRTELREDLRQLDEVVVVGYGVQRKSDVTGAISSVSSKKLNTIPSTSLGEMLRGNAAGVQVTMSNAAPGGSSSILIRGRRSLSGDNAPLFIVDGVPMASIDDVNSNDVQSVEVLKDASAQSIYGARAANGVILVTTKRGVSGKAKVSYSGYAASQSLNRNFEFYNGEEWAAYRKEAFYNANGYYDETEAFRGLMLDALKSGEWVDWEKLMLNPAWQHKHDVFIQSGNDKTKYALGLGYFSQDGMVLNSDFERLTGRLNVDQKLSKNVTVGSNISFMKSWKNTADGTFNSFITMPPLAKVYNDDGSLREDVTEAGESHYNPLWNINNSENKSETERLLINVFADIALAKGTSYRANASISNRTVHGNTYQGVNHTTGRNNDGRATVSTSFANDYLFENIFNFKKDFGKVHQLDATLMQSVNVIKWKNIGLNGTGFPNDDLSYNGIGSASEYGSPSWELSDRKLLSYLGRLRYNFMGKYLFTAAMRIDGSSVFGKNNKYGYFPSAAFAWRVKEEPFLKESVWISNLKLRLSYGQVGNQGVTPYTTLGLADKYLTEFGNSTAIGYLPGSDLWNPNLKWETSTSANAGLDFGFLRERISGAFEFYDTQTTDLLVSRSLSRTSGYANQMVNLGHVQNRGVELSLNSVVVDSKSFSWNVNLSYTQNWNKIKKINGEVDNTGKPKDDINNNWFIGSPINVYYDYAFDGIWQKDVDIASSYMPAATPGSIRVKDVNGDHQISADDRIIMQRDPEWIGTLGTTLNWKAFDLAADLLVSQGGIIYNPYLATFETGGDMTGKRNGIRRNYWTLNNPSNEAPAPNMTQQPAYIGALAYEDASYIRLRNVTLGFNVPVTFARKLRTESIRIYSTLTNFWTKSDVHAYGPEQNPGDYPEPKTLLFGLNVSF; this is translated from the coding sequence ATGAAGCTGTTTTTTTTCGCAATATTTCTCTCTGTTTGTATTGCAAACGCTGCTACGAGTTACGGACAGCTGATAAGTTTGAAAGAGAAGGACCGGAGAGTAGAGGATGTTCTGAAAAAGATAGAGGAACAGACCGGTTATACCTTCTTCTATAACACCAAACAGTTTGATATTAACAGAAAGATTAATCTGACGGTTGACAGAAAGGACGTATTTAAAGTTCTTGATGATCTGTTCAGGGGGACTCGTATATCGTATACGGTACTTAATAAGAGTATCATTCTTTCAAATTTGCATTATGCAGATGCCGAAAGATCCGGAGCAGTTTCAGAACAAGCATTTCAGGACAAGGTAATAAAAGGAATTGTTACCGACAGTAAAGGGGAGCCTGTTATTGGAGCAACTGTGAGGATAGAAGGATCGGCAAAAGGTACTTCAACCGACATGAACGGAAGGTTCACCATCACAGCGAACATAGGTGCAATACTTAAAATTACCTATATGGGTTTTTTACCTGTGGAAATCCCTGTTACGAGGGATATCCCTGCTTTGCTTCGAACAGAGCTTCGTGAAGATCTTCGCCAGCTGGATGAAGTGGTAGTGGTAGGATATGGGGTACAAAGGAAAAGTGATGTAACCGGGGCTATTTCGTCCGTTTCATCCAAGAAGCTAAATACAATTCCCTCTACCAGTCTCGGAGAAATGTTGAGGGGGAACGCAGCAGGTGTCCAGGTAACTATGAGTAATGCAGCACCAGGCGGAAGCTCGTCTATTCTCATAAGAGGGCGCCGGTCGTTATCTGGAGATAATGCTCCTCTTTTTATTGTAGATGGTGTTCCAATGGCGAGTATTGATGATGTCAATTCGAACGATGTTCAGTCCGTAGAAGTATTAAAGGATGCATCGGCTCAGTCTATTTACGGGGCGCGTGCAGCCAACGGGGTTATTCTGGTAACTACTAAACGGGGTGTTTCGGGTAAAGCCAAAGTAAGTTATAGTGGTTACGCGGCATCACAAAGTCTGAACCGGAACTTTGAGTTTTACAATGGTGAAGAGTGGGCGGCATACAGGAAGGAAGCTTTTTATAATGCTAACGGTTATTATGATGAAACGGAAGCATTCAGGGGACTGATGCTGGATGCTTTGAAGTCAGGAGAATGGGTTGACTGGGAAAAACTAATGCTTAATCCGGCCTGGCAGCATAAACACGATGTATTTATTCAGTCGGGGAATGATAAAACTAAGTATGCACTTGGTCTTGGGTATTTTAGTCAGGATGGGATGGTGCTTAACTCAGACTTTGAACGATTGACGGGACGTCTGAATGTCGACCAGAAATTATCAAAGAATGTAACGGTTGGCTCTAATATTTCTTTTATGAAATCGTGGAAAAATACAGCCGACGGAACGTTCAACTCCTTTATCACCATGCCTCCGCTTGCTAAAGTATATAATGACGACGGGTCCTTGCGTGAAGATGTAACAGAAGCCGGAGAATCACATTATAATCCCCTTTGGAATATAAATAATTCGGAGAACAAAAGTGAGACAGAAAGATTGCTGATTAATGTTTTTGCGGATATAGCACTTGCCAAAGGCACATCATACCGGGCAAATGCCAGTATAAGTAACAGAACTGTTCATGGTAATACCTATCAGGGTGTCAACCATACAACCGGCAGGAATAACGACGGTCGTGCAACGGTTTCAACCAGCTTTGCAAATGATTACCTGTTCGAAAACATCTTCAACTTCAAGAAAGATTTCGGTAAGGTTCACCAACTCGACGCCACGCTGATGCAAAGCGTGAATGTTATAAAATGGAAAAATATCGGTTTGAATGGTACTGGTTTCCCGAATGACGATCTTTCATACAACGGAATTGGCTCGGCTTCTGAATACGGAAGTCCATCCTGGGAACTGTCTGATCGTAAACTGCTCTCTTATCTCGGGAGACTCAGATATAATTTCATGGGAAAATACCTGTTTACAGCGGCCATGAGAATTGACGGATCGTCTGTATTCGGAAAAAATAATAAATATGGTTATTTCCCGTCGGCTGCTTTTGCCTGGCGTGTAAAAGAAGAGCCGTTTTTGAAGGAATCAGTATGGATATCTAATTTAAAACTGCGCCTGAGTTACGGACAGGTAGGTAACCAGGGTGTAACTCCCTATACCACCCTTGGTCTGGCCGATAAATATCTTACGGAATTTGGTAATTCCACGGCAATAGGCTATCTCCCGGGAAGTGATCTTTGGAACCCGAATCTGAAATGGGAAACATCCACATCGGCAAATGCCGGACTCGATTTCGGATTCCTTAGAGAGCGGATCAGCGGGGCGTTCGAGTTTTATGATACCCAAACCACCGACCTCCTCGTAAGCCGGTCGCTTTCCAGAACTTCCGGATACGCTAACCAGATGGTCAACCTTGGTCATGTACAAAACCGTGGGGTTGAACTTTCTCTGAATTCGGTAGTGGTCGATAGTAAGAGTTTTTCATGGAATGTTAATCTTTCGTATACGCAGAATTGGAATAAGATAAAAAAGATCAACGGAGAGGTTGATAATACCGGAAAGCCAAAGGACGATATCAACAACAACTGGTTTATTGGTAGTCCGATCAATGTTTATTATGATTATGCGTTCGATGGAATATGGCAAAAGGATGTTGATATTGCAAGTTCATATATGCCTGCGGCAACACCGGGAAGTATAAGGGTTAAAGATGTGAACGGTGATCATCAGATATCGGCCGACGACAGGATCATAATGCAGCGTGATCCTGAATGGATAGGGACCCTCGGGACGACTCTTAACTGGAAAGCTTTTGATCTGGCTGCAGATTTGCTTGTGTCGCAGGGCGGAATAATATATAATCCCTACCTGGCGACTTTTGAAACAGGGGGGGATATGACGGGAAAACGAAACGGAATAAGAAGAAACTACTGGACTCTGAATAACCCTTCGAACGAGGCGCCTGCTCCGAATATGACCCAGCAGCCTGCTTACATCGGCGCGCTGGCCTATGAGGATGCGTCGTATATACGCCTGAGAAATGTAACGCTTGGCTTTAATGTACCCGTGACGTTCGCAAGAAAATTACGTACAGAGAGTATCCGTATTTACTCGACTTTAACGAATTTCTGGACAAAATCAGATGTTCATGCCTATGGTCCTGAACAGAATCCGGGTGATTATCCGGAACCCAAAACACTGTTGTTCGGATTAAATGTCTCATTCTAA
- a CDS encoding RagB/SusD family nutrient uptake outer membrane protein translates to MKKKFTVAWLFVFLFASCSDFLDEQNETRYSAEYIYSTPEGLKLATNALYALQRYYANDTENATIFALERATDLAVTNGGTGNFFGTYDPNFLKPSASQVGFMWSTMYQIIGKANEIINASKEMEDSPSLRETVAEARCFRAQSYFLLYRTFDRIWLNTTPTTPENVNDPREYYAASQKDVFDLIYSDLNYAIENLSWTSSEPGRFNQAAARHMKAKAAMWIKDWTTALNEAEQIDKSGKFHLVNAENVFNAADLNHEESLLVQQWSKNPGGNLSEATPKGNYFAAYFIAQYRTEIGGTAEYACSYENWGYTYGRCLPSPYLFSLYDKAKDKRYTTYYVHQYKNTTNSPIAYGSVNVAPGSYFPLYKSGKINRNVYPGCVKYGDIWTRTPSETRGYKDVILYRLAETYIIGAEAALMKGDQALAKYYYNKTWERAGNDKFTGVLTLKDVIDEQARELAFEGDRWYFLKRLGILIEQVRNYAGDPEISASIAGRTNLPANPHFVRWPIPEAEVINMGAENFPQNAGYN, encoded by the coding sequence ATGAAAAAGAAATTTACTGTAGCGTGGTTGTTCGTCTTTCTGTTTGCGTCGTGCTCTGATTTTCTTGATGAGCAAAATGAGACAAGATATTCTGCAGAATATATTTACAGCACTCCTGAAGGTTTGAAGCTTGCCACGAATGCTCTTTATGCACTGCAGCGGTATTATGCCAACGACACTGAGAACGCCACCATTTTTGCTCTTGAACGAGCTACAGACCTTGCCGTAACAAACGGGGGAACCGGTAATTTTTTTGGAACTTATGATCCTAATTTTCTTAAACCGTCCGCTTCTCAGGTTGGTTTCATGTGGAGTACGATGTACCAGATCATAGGGAAAGCCAACGAGATCATTAATGCTTCAAAAGAAATGGAAGACTCGCCTTCCCTTAGAGAAACGGTCGCTGAAGCGAGATGTTTCAGGGCACAGTCGTATTTCCTGCTGTACCGGACTTTCGACCGCATCTGGCTGAATACGACACCAACTACCCCTGAAAATGTTAACGACCCGCGAGAGTACTATGCGGCATCGCAAAAGGATGTTTTTGACCTTATCTATTCGGATCTGAATTATGCAATAGAAAATCTGTCATGGACATCCTCTGAACCGGGACGATTTAATCAGGCAGCAGCCCGTCATATGAAAGCTAAGGCAGCCATGTGGATCAAAGACTGGACTACCGCTTTAAACGAAGCAGAACAAATAGATAAATCGGGTAAATTTCATCTTGTTAATGCTGAGAATGTTTTCAACGCTGCCGACCTGAATCATGAGGAATCTCTGCTTGTGCAGCAATGGAGTAAGAATCCCGGAGGAAATCTTTCGGAAGCTACCCCTAAGGGAAATTATTTTGCGGCCTACTTTATTGCTCAATACCGTACTGAAATTGGGGGTACTGCCGAGTATGCCTGTTCGTATGAAAACTGGGGATATACATATGGACGATGTTTACCGAGTCCTTACCTGTTTTCCTTGTATGATAAGGCTAAAGACAAACGGTATACAACCTACTATGTACATCAGTATAAGAACACAACCAATAGTCCAATAGCATATGGATCGGTCAATGTTGCGCCGGGAAGCTATTTCCCACTTTATAAAAGTGGCAAGATTAACAGAAATGTGTATCCCGGATGTGTAAAATATGGAGATATATGGACCCGGACTCCTTCTGAAACGAGAGGATATAAGGATGTAATTCTTTATAGGCTTGCCGAAACTTACATTATAGGAGCCGAAGCAGCTTTAATGAAAGGGGACCAGGCATTAGCAAAATATTACTACAATAAAACCTGGGAAAGAGCAGGTAACGATAAGTTTACCGGTGTTCTTACTCTGAAGGATGTTATTGACGAGCAGGCAAGAGAGCTCGCATTTGAGGGTGACAGGTGGTATTTTTTAAAGCGCCTTGGAATTCTGATAGAACAAGTACGAAACTATGCCGGCGATCCGGAAATTTCGGCGTCTATAGCCGGACGTACTAACCTTCCTGCCAACCCTCATTTTGTAAGGTGGCCGATACCGGAAGCTGAAGTTATTAACATGGGAGCTGAAAACTTCCCGCAGAATGCGGGATACAACTAA
- a CDS encoding FAD-dependent oxidoreductase, translating into MTKKLILIIFFLGVVWLPRTIAGAGLYDICVYGESASGVIAAVQGARMGKKVVLISKNRHVGGLATSGLTATDMNRNDLVGGITQEFYKKIYSHYLNPEAWKNQDRDSFMTSTLKRTYRGKNDERGMQWVYESYVAEQIMIGMLKDAGVEVLYNERLNRKKAAMREGNKIKSILLESGKIISARMFIDASYEGDLLANAGVSYIVGREANSQYNETFNGIRVNYDQGRDMSSINPYVKEGKPESGLLPYITPQLWGEQGAADKRVQAYCYRLTLTNDPRNKRIIRKPNNYQPLWYELLARQLRAEPETKLEQIITLTPMPNKKTDTNHLDFFGASYDYAETDYKTRDVIERQHKDYALGMLWFLANDRRVPEHIRLQMREWGLPKDEFSDTDNFPYQIYVREARRMVGSFIMTEKNVIKNGRVPAEHSVGLGSYALDCHYVSRLLDKDGKLKNEGTIFSPTVPYTISYYSIVPKEEECANLLVPVCMSASHVAYSSIRMEPVYMILGQSAATAACIAIDSGLPVQRVSYDVLRDRLLKDGQLLLTPEKDKE; encoded by the coding sequence ATGACAAAGAAACTAATACTGATCATATTTTTCCTGGGAGTGGTCTGGTTGCCGCGTACAATAGCGGGCGCCGGTTTGTATGATATCTGTGTATACGGCGAGTCGGCCTCAGGAGTGATAGCTGCGGTTCAGGGCGCCCGCATGGGAAAGAAAGTGGTACTTATTTCTAAGAATCGACATGTTGGCGGATTGGCTACGTCGGGTCTTACCGCTACCGATATGAACCGGAATGATCTCGTTGGAGGTATAACACAGGAGTTCTATAAAAAAATATACTCCCATTATCTTAATCCTGAGGCCTGGAAGAATCAGGACAGGGACTCGTTCATGACATCTACACTGAAAAGGACTTATAGAGGGAAAAATGACGAACGTGGTATGCAATGGGTCTATGAATCATATGTTGCAGAGCAGATTATGATAGGAATGCTTAAGGATGCCGGTGTCGAAGTGTTATATAACGAACGGCTCAATCGTAAGAAGGCTGCGATGAGAGAGGGAAATAAAATAAAAAGCATACTTCTTGAAAGCGGTAAGATAATCAGCGCGAGGATGTTTATCGATGCGAGCTATGAAGGTGACTTACTTGCCAATGCCGGTGTTTCTTATATAGTAGGCCGGGAAGCAAATAGTCAGTATAATGAAACCTTCAACGGAATTCGCGTGAACTATGATCAGGGGAGGGATATGTCGTCGATTAATCCTTATGTAAAGGAAGGGAAGCCGGAGTCGGGACTGTTGCCTTATATTACTCCACAGCTCTGGGGAGAGCAGGGAGCTGCTGACAAAAGGGTACAGGCTTATTGCTACCGGTTAACTCTAACCAATGATCCCCGGAACAAACGTATTATCAGGAAACCGAATAACTATCAGCCACTTTGGTACGAACTGCTGGCCCGTCAGTTAAGAGCTGAACCTGAGACGAAGCTTGAACAGATCATTACTCTGACCCCAATGCCGAATAAGAAAACGGATACAAACCATCTTGATTTTTTTGGAGCCAGTTATGATTACGCCGAAACAGATTATAAAACACGGGACGTAATAGAGAGGCAGCATAAGGATTACGCATTAGGTATGCTCTGGTTTCTGGCCAACGACAGGCGGGTACCGGAACATATTCGGCTTCAGATGCGTGAATGGGGATTACCTAAGGATGAGTTCAGTGATACCGATAATTTTCCCTATCAGATCTATGTAAGAGAGGCACGTCGTATGGTGGGCTCTTTTATAATGACCGAGAAAAATGTGATAAAAAACGGACGGGTACCGGCTGAACATTCAGTGGGGCTTGGTTCATACGCCCTTGACTGCCATTATGTATCGCGCCTGCTGGATAAAGACGGAAAGCTGAAGAATGAGGGTACGATCTTTTCACCCACTGTTCCTTATACAATCAGTTATTATTCAATTGTTCCGAAGGAGGAAGAGTGTGCCAATCTGCTTGTCCCTGTATGTATGTCAGCTTCGCATGTTGCTTACAGCTCCATTCGAATGGAACCGGTATATATGATCCTCGGGCAATCAGCCGCGACTGCTGCCTGCATTGCCATTGACTCGGGACTTCCGGTGCAAAGAGTATCCTATGATGTGTTAAGAGACAGATTATTAAAAGACGGCCAGCTCTTACTGACCCCTGAAAAAGATAAAGAATGA
- a CDS encoding glycoside hydrolase family 2 TIM barrel-domain containing protein yields the protein MKTLKCLLLFSFVCTGLLSSCKEDDYVIPKASFEEVEGASPAKAELVKESGKWKMTVNGRDFYIKGVASNNFYTNAALYGANTIRTYGVSDQSRLILDSAYHAGLFVNFGLYLKRETDGFDYNNEVAVKAQFEEMKAAVNRFKDHPALLVWSIGNEAEASYTNTKLWDAMNDIAEMIHEIDPNHPTTTALASSNVEHIKNIMEKAPEIDILSVNSYAPNLPGVLSNIRSAGWTKPYLITEFGPRGTWQMSPEPTRVLPWGGLVEQTSSEKEAIYLDCYQNYIAANKDNGCLGSFVFLWGYQTHGEVLNWYGLFDKRGFTYPAVDAMQYVWTGQYPVNRAPVIATRNDVLMNGLKAEAAITVSKTSSNTAVVTASDPDGDPLTYEWMIMKEGSAASDGSLPAGISGLIDDNTKNSITFKAPSETGAFRLYVFVRDAGHEKVASAVIPFLVQ from the coding sequence ATGAAGACGTTAAAATGCCTGCTCCTGTTCAGTTTTGTTTGTACAGGGCTTTTATCATCATGTAAAGAAGATGATTATGTCATACCCAAAGCTTCGTTTGAAGAGGTCGAGGGAGCTTCTCCGGCTAAAGCAGAGCTTGTAAAGGAGAGCGGAAAATGGAAAATGACTGTTAATGGAAGGGACTTTTATATAAAAGGTGTAGCCAGCAATAATTTTTATACAAATGCCGCGCTTTATGGCGCTAACACAATCCGTACATACGGTGTAAGTGACCAGAGCCGGCTAATCCTCGATTCAGCCTATCATGCGGGCTTGTTCGTTAATTTTGGCTTATATCTGAAACGGGAAACAGATGGCTTTGATTACAATAATGAAGTTGCTGTGAAGGCTCAATTTGAAGAAATGAAGGCTGCTGTGAACCGGTTTAAGGACCATCCGGCTCTTTTGGTGTGGTCTATCGGAAATGAAGCCGAAGCAAGCTACACGAATACTAAATTATGGGACGCTATGAATGATATCGCGGAAATGATCCACGAGATTGATCCTAATCATCCTACTACAACAGCACTGGCATCATCGAATGTAGAGCATATTAAGAATATCATGGAAAAGGCGCCTGAAATCGATATCCTTTCGGTTAATTCTTATGCACCTAATTTGCCCGGTGTGCTTTCCAATATTCGTTCGGCAGGTTGGACGAAACCGTATTTGATCACTGAATTTGGTCCAAGGGGAACCTGGCAGATGAGTCCGGAACCGACGAGGGTATTACCCTGGGGCGGCCTGGTAGAACAGACAAGCAGCGAGAAGGAAGCAATTTACCTTGATTGCTATCAGAATTATATTGCAGCGAATAAGGATAACGGATGTCTTGGCTCTTTTGTTTTTCTATGGGGATATCAGACTCATGGAGAAGTTTTAAACTGGTATGGGTTATTCGATAAGCGGGGCTTTACCTATCCGGCCGTTGATGCAATGCAGTATGTGTGGACCGGGCAGTACCCGGTAAATCGTGCTCCTGTTATCGCCACGAGGAATGATGTTCTGATGAACGGGCTGAAGGCTGAAGCGGCAATAACGGTCAGTAAGACTTCTTCCAATACGGCTGTTGTTACAGCTTCAGATCCTGATGGAGATCCTCTGACTTACGAATGGATGATCATGAAAGAAGGAAGTGCAGCATCTGATGGTAGTTTACCGGCGGGGATATCAGGACTTATTGACGATAATACTAAAAATTCAATCACATTTAAGGCGCCATCCGAAACTGGTGCTTTCAGGCTGTACGTATTTGTACGAGATGCGGGTCATGAAAAAGTTGCAAGTGCGGTAATTCCATTCCTGGTTCAATAA
- a CDS encoding glycoside hydrolase family 3 N-terminal domain-containing protein translates to MKLKDNISVILLAVICISVTEVWGQKQTVQLAYLNPRLPIEKRIENLMSQMTLKEKIAQMSQYVGLEHMREAEKNVTENELLNGHARGFYKDLHSSGVERMVAGGEIGSFLHVLTATEANHLQSLAEKSRLKIPLLIGIDAIHGNGLVRGSTIYPSPITMASTFAPGLVEEAARQTAVEMRATGSHWAFSPNIEIARDARWGRVGETFGEDPSLVSQMGIAMIRGLQTNDFTGTDKVLACAKHLVAGGVPANGTNAAPVELSEGELRNTYLAPFKAAIREAHPFTLMPAHNELNGIPCHGNKWLMTDIVRREFGFNGFIVSDWMDMEAISTRHRQVENVKEAFRLSVDGGVDMHMHGPVFAGNIEQLTGEGRLSVARVDSACYRILEAKFKLGLFENRYVDEKMIHKVVFTKEHQQTALEIARRGIVLLKNENNLLPIRAGKYRRILVTGPNVNNQSIMGDWVFDQPTENVWTVLKGIQQEAAPSEVNFVDVGWNLRNLDEKKIEEAVSVAKSSDLAIVVLGEDSFREHWEEKTCGENRDRMDITLWGKQNALIESIQKAGIPVIVVLVNGRPLATPWIAENIPAIVEAWEPGSMGGKALAEILFGKVNPSGKLPVTIPRHVGQISTVYNHKPSLFLHPYIDGEKEPLYSFGYGLSYTSFTYSDLKVSSSAIKAGDSVTLTVTITNKGDRKGEEVAQVYIRDDYSTTTRPVKELKKFKRIVLDKGQKQTISFTIGKEELAYYNRRAEYVLESGTFTLMVGSSSLDKDLLKTKLTVQ, encoded by the coding sequence ATGAAGTTAAAAGATAATATATCTGTTATTTTATTGGCAGTGATTTGTATCTCAGTAACAGAAGTTTGGGGCCAGAAGCAAACTGTTCAACTTGCTTATCTTAACCCCAGGCTTCCGATTGAAAAACGAATCGAAAATCTGATGAGTCAGATGACACTGAAGGAAAAGATAGCCCAAATGTCTCAGTATGTTGGTCTGGAGCATATGAGGGAGGCAGAAAAGAATGTTACGGAAAATGAACTTCTAAACGGACATGCAAGGGGTTTTTACAAAGACTTGCATTCGAGCGGTGTGGAGCGGATGGTCGCCGGTGGGGAAATAGGTTCTTTTCTTCATGTTTTGACAGCTACAGAGGCAAACCATCTTCAGAGCCTGGCGGAAAAGAGCCGCTTGAAGATCCCTTTATTGATTGGGATTGACGCTATTCATGGCAATGGGCTGGTCCGCGGTTCAACTATTTACCCGTCTCCTATTACAATGGCATCGACCTTTGCCCCCGGCCTCGTAGAGGAGGCGGCCCGACAAACAGCAGTTGAGATGCGAGCAACAGGTTCACACTGGGCCTTTTCGCCGAATATAGAGATTGCGCGAGACGCGAGGTGGGGACGCGTGGGAGAGACGTTTGGAGAAGACCCCAGCCTTGTATCGCAGATGGGAATAGCGATGATCAGGGGGTTGCAGACCAACGATTTTACTGGTACCGATAAAGTGCTTGCCTGTGCCAAGCACCTCGTGGCGGGCGGTGTGCCGGCCAATGGAACCAATGCGGCACCGGTTGAATTAAGCGAGGGAGAGCTGCGAAATACATATTTGGCGCCGTTCAAAGCTGCAATACGGGAGGCGCATCCCTTCACTCTGATGCCTGCACATAATGAATTGAACGGAATCCCGTGTCACGGAAACAAATGGCTGATGACCGATATTGTCCGTCGGGAATTTGGTTTTAACGGGTTTATAGTCAGCGACTGGATGGATATGGAAGCTATCAGCACGAGGCACCGGCAGGTAGAGAATGTGAAGGAAGCATTTCGCTTATCGGTTGACGGTGGAGTAGATATGCACATGCATGGGCCGGTATTTGCCGGCAATATAGAACAACTAACCGGAGAAGGCCGGCTTAGCGTAGCGAGGGTTGACAGTGCCTGTTACAGAATATTGGAAGCAAAATTCAAGTTGGGTCTTTTTGAGAATCGCTACGTAGATGAAAAAATGATCCATAAGGTTGTTTTTACTAAAGAACATCAACAGACAGCGCTCGAAATAGCAAGACGGGGCATTGTATTACTGAAAAATGAGAACAACTTGCTACCGATCCGGGCCGGGAAGTACAGGAGAATCCTCGTAACGGGGCCGAATGTCAATAATCAGTCAATCATGGGCGACTGGGTATTTGATCAGCCGACGGAAAACGTGTGGACGGTATTGAAGGGCATACAGCAGGAGGCCGCGCCTTCAGAAGTGAATTTTGTGGATGTTGGGTGGAACCTGAGGAATCTGGATGAGAAAAAGATAGAAGAGGCTGTAAGTGTCGCCAAATCGTCTGATCTGGCCATTGTAGTGCTTGGAGAAGATTCGTTCAGGGAGCACTGGGAAGAGAAAACGTGCGGAGAGAACCGGGATCGCATGGACATTACTCTATGGGGAAAACAAAACGCATTGATCGAGTCGATACAGAAAGCCGGTATTCCGGTGATTGTCGTTCTGGTTAACGGCAGGCCGCTGGCTACGCCGTGGATTGCTGAAAATATCCCCGCTATCGTGGAGGCATGGGAACCCGGATCGATGGGAGGAAAGGCGCTGGCAGAAATTCTTTTCGGAAAAGTGAATCCCAGTGGAAAATTGCCGGTCACCATTCCACGGCACGTCGGACAAATATCCACGGTGTATAACCACAAACCTTCGCTGTTTTTGCACCCTTATATCGACGGCGAAAAGGAACCTCTTTATTCTTTCGGTTACGGGCTGAGCTATACATCCTTTACTTATAGCGACTTGAAGGTATCGTCGTCTGCTATAAAAGCGGGTGACAGTGTGACGCTCACGGTAACAATAACGAATAAAGGCGACAGGAAAGGGGAAGAAGTGGCCCAGGTGTATATCCGTGATGATTATAGTACCACCACCCGGCCGGTAAAAGAACTAAAAAAATTTAAACGGATAGTTCTTGATAAAGGACAAAAGCAAACGATTTCGTTTACGATAGGCAAAGAAGAGCTGGCGTATTATAACCGTCGTGCGGAGTATGTTCTTGAGTCAGGTACTTTTACGCTGATGGTGGGAAGCAGCTCGCTCGATAAAGATCTTTTAAAGACTAAACTAACCGTTCAATAA